The Vulpes vulpes isolate BD-2025 chromosome 8, VulVul3, whole genome shotgun sequence genome has a window encoding:
- the C3AR1 gene encoding C3a anaphylatoxin chemotactic receptor → MEAFSADNNSTDLPSHQWYEPQAILSMVILSLTFLLGLPGNGLVLWVTGLKMQRTVNTVWFLHLTLADFLCCLSLPFSLTHLVLQGHWPYGWLLCKLIPSIIILNMFASVFLLTAISLDRCLLVLKPIWCQNHRNVGTASTICGCIWVVAFAMCIPVFMYRETFTENNHDRCGYNFDLYSSFDYSDFTIDLLDNGSLDNSIVQLPGEMDDRLESFSLQINDLPWTATTILPSQTFQRPSRESLLMDSTKLSSQHPYYNLFKPTDEVSSTIPSGFLIEDHITNPLDNSDAFLSTDLKLISGTSNNSLYSYELFQDFQDDYLGHFSYDNQGLTILMAITITRLVVGFLLPFILMVTCYGLIIFRMRRGRFTKTRVKALRVAVAVVIVFCICWAPYHIVGVLSLFVDPGTAFGEALLSWDPVSIALASANSCFNPFLYALLGKDFRKKAKQSMKGILEAAFSEDLTHSTSCPQSKVFPERNSISTTV, encoded by the coding sequence ATGGAGGCTTTCTCTGCTGATAACAATTCAACGGACCTACCCTCACATCAGTGGTATGAACCCCAAGCCATTCTCTCCATGGTCATTCTCAGCCTCACTTTCTTATTGGGATTGCCAGGCAACGGGCTAGTGCTATGGGTGACTGGCCTAAAGATGCAGCGGACAGTGAACACAGTCTGGTTTCTTCATCTCACCCTGGCGGACTTCCTCTGCTGCCTCTCCTTGCCCTTCTCCCTGACTCACCTTGTTCTCCAAGGACACTGGCCCTATGGCTGGCTCCTCTGCAAGCTCATCCCCTCCATCATCATCCTCAACATGTTTGCCAGCGTCTTCCTGCTGACTGCCATTAGCCTGGATCGTTGTCTTCTGGTCCTCAAACCAATCTGGTGTCAGAACCACCGCAATGTGGGGACAGCCTCCACTATCTGTGGATGTATATGGGTTGTAGCTTTTGCAATGTGCATACCTGTGTTCATGTACCGAGAAACATTCACTGAAAACAACCATGACAGATGTGGCTACAATTTTGATCTCTACAGCTCATTTGATTATTCAGACTTCACCATTGATCTCCTGGATAATGGGTCTCTTGACAACTCCATTGTTCAGCTGCCTGGAGAAATGGATGATAGGTTAGAGTCTTTCTCTTTGCAAATAAATGATCTTCCTTGGACAGCCACCACTATCCTCCCTTCTCAAACATTTCAAAGACCTTCTCGAGAGTCACTCCTTATGGATTCAACTAAACTATCTAGTCAACAtccatattataatttatttaaacctACTGATGAGGTCTCATCTACAATCCCCAGTGGCTTTCTCATTGAAGATCACATAACTAACCCACTAGATAACTCTGATGCTTTTCTCTCTACTGATTTAAAGCTTATCTCTGGTACTTCCAACAATTCCTTATACTCATATGAGTTATTCCAAGATTTCCAGGATGATTATTTAGGCCACTTTTCATATGACAATCAAGGACTAACAATACTGATGGCAATAACCATCACTAGACTAGTGGTGGGTTTCCTTCTGCCCTTTATTCTCATGGTGACCTGTTATGGCCTCATTATCTTCCGAATGCGACGGGGCCGCTTCACCAAGACTCGAGTCAAAGCCTTGCGAGTGGCGGTGGCTGTGGTGATTGTCTTCTGTATCTGCTGGGCTCCCTACCACATTGTTGGAGTCCTATCATTGTTTGTTGACCCAGGAACTGCCTTTGGAGAAGCTTTACTGTCTTGGGACCCTGTGTCCATCGCTCTAGCATCTGCCAATAGTTGCTTTAATCCCTTCCTCTATGCCCTTCTGGGAAAAGATTTcaggaagaaagcaaaacagtCCATGAAGGGCATTCTGGAGGCAGCTTTCAGTGAAGACCTCACACACTCTACCAGCTGTCCCCAAAGCAAAGTCTTTCCAGAAAGAAATAGTATCAGTACAACTGTGTGA